The Sulfurihydrogenibium azorense Az-Fu1 genome contains the following window.
TGAGATTATATACAAAGTATCAGGATCAGAATACTCACCTGAACACGACAGAGCTATAAGATGGAATGACCCTGATATAAATATAAAATGGCCTATAGATACTTATCCTATATTATCACAAAAAGATGAAAAAGCACCATTTTTAAAAGATGCAGAAATAAATTTTATATATGGAGAGGATTGATGAAACTTTTAATTACAGGTGGAGCAGGTTTTATTGGAAGCGAATTTACAAGGCAAGCAGTAAAAAATTTATTTGAAACAGTAGTAGTAGATAAACTAACCTATGCAGGAGATTTAGAAAGATTAAAAGAAGTAGAAGACAAAATAAAATTTTACAAAACAGATATAAACAATCAAGAGTTTTTAGACTACATATTTCAAAAAGAGAAACCAGATGTAGTAGTACATTTTGCTGCAGAAAGTCATGTAGACAGAAGTATATTAGACCCTTCTATATTTATAGAGACAAACGTAAAAGGCACTCAAATCTTATTAGATATTTCTAAAAAGTACAATATCAAACTTTTTATAAACATAGCCACAGACGAAGTATACGGAGAACTTGGAGAAAATGGACAATTTTACGAAGATACACCACTTATACCAAATTCACCTTACTCTGTTAGTAAAGCTTCGGCTGATATGTTAGGAAGAGCCTACTATAGAACCTATGGATTACCTGTTATAACCGTAAGGCCATCTAACAATTATGGTTATTGGCAATATCCAGAAAAACTAATTCCAGTAGTTATAATAAAAGCTTTAAACAATCAACCTATACCTGTATATGGTAAAGGAGAAAATATAAGAGAATGGCTCTTCGTATCAGATTGTGCACAGGCAGTATTTGAAATTATACAAAAAGGTAAAGTAGGAGAGATTTATAATGTAGGAAGTGGACAAGAAAGAAGAAATATAGAGGTTGTAAAATCTATATTAGATATTTTAAATAAACCATACGATTTAATTACATTTGTAAAGGATAGACCCGGACATGATTACAGATATAGTTTAAATACAGAAAAAATACAAAGAGAAATAGGATGGAAAGCAAAAATAACTTTTGAAGAAGGAATTGAAAAAACTGTAAAGTGGTACTTAAACAATTTAGAATGGGTGAATAAGAAAATAAAACAGTTAGAAGAATACTGGAAAAAGGTTTACCAATGAAATTTTTAGTTTTTGGTAAAAACGGTCAATTAGGTACAGAGTTTTCACAATATTTTGAAATTAATAACTATACCTATTTATCCTTATCAAAAACTGAATGTGATATAACAAACTTTAAACTTGTAGAAAAAATAATAAAAGATTATAAACCTAATGTAGTTATAAACTGTAGTGCGTATAACCTTGTAGATAAAGCTGAAGAAGAGTTTAAAGAGGCATTTGAGGTAAACGCCTTTGCAATAAAAAATTTAGGGCTTCTCTGTCAAGAATATAAATGTTTTTTGATTCATTACTCAACAGATTACGTTTTTGATGGAACAAAACAAGATTTTTACACAGAAGAAGATTTACCAAACCCTTTAAGTATTTATGCAAAAAGTAAGTACGCAGGAGAAAAATTTATAAAAGAAACTTTAGAACACTATCTTATTTTCAGAGTCAGCTGGGTGTACGGAAAAGGAAAACAAAACTTTCTATATAAACTCAACCAATGGGCAGCTACCCATAGTATGCTAAAAATAGCAGTAGATGAGTTTTCAGTCCCTACCTCAACAAGAACTATTGTGGAGATTACTCTAAAAGCATTAAAACAAGGTTTAACAGGATTATATCACCTTACAAACTCAGGATACGCTTCAAGATACGAATGGTCTAAAGAGTATTTAAAATTAAAACAAGTAGATAAACTTATATATCCAGCTTACCAATCAGATTTTAATCTTCCAGCAAAAAGGCCAAAATGGTCAGTTATGAGTAATCAAAAAATCAGTAAAATCCTAAATACTGATATACCTTTATGGAATGAAGAGTTAAAACTCATGGTGAGAGAAATGGACATTTAAGATTTTGAATAAAAAACAAAAAAGTTTATATTTAACTATAGCAAAATTTTTATAACCGGGAGCTGTGAGATGGAAGTGCTTGAAGAAAAAGTATCCAAACTTGAAGAGATGATGATGAGACTTCTCTACATCCAACAAAAAACAGAAATGGAGCTCCAGAGTTTAAGTAGAGAGATAAAGGAATTTAAAGAAAGTATTGAAAAGTACAAAGAGGAAAACGATAGAAGATTCGCCAAAATGGACGAAGAGTTTGAAAAGTATAAACAACAGGTGGACAAACAGATAAATGAATATAAACAACAAGTAGACAAACAAATAAGAGAGTACAAACAGGAAAATGATAGAAGATTCGCCAAAATGGACGAAGAGTTTGAAAAGTATAAACAACAGGTGGACAAACAGATAAATGAATATAAACAACAAGTAGACAAACAAATAAGAGAGTACAAACAGGAAAATGATAGAAGATTTGCCAAAATGGACGAAGAGTTTGAAAAGTATAAACAACAGGTGGACAAACAGATAAACGAATACAAGCAAGAAAACGATAGAAGATTTGCCAAAATGGATGAAGAGTTTGAAAAGTATAAGAAACAAGTAAATGAACAAATAAGAGATATGAACAAAAGATGGGGAGAAATATCTAACAAAATGGGAACTATAGTTGAGGATATAATATCCCCAGCTACAAGACCTGTTTTAGAAAAGTACTTTAAGTGTAATATTGAGAAAAAATTGGTAAACGTTGAAGTCAACGAAGAAAATATTCATACAGAGTTTGATGTTATTGCAGTTAGTGAGTCATGTAAAACAGTATTTTTAATAGAGGTAAAGACCACTTTCAGAGGAAAGTTTGTAGAAGATCTTTTTGAAAAGATCGAAAAGTTTAAAAAGGCTTTCCCAGAGTATAAAGATTATAAAATAGTACCAATCTTAGCCTCTTTATCTATGGACGAAAACACTGTAAATATACTAACAAAAAACAAAATCTACGCAATGGCTTACAGAGAGTGGGAGTATATGGATATACTCAACTTTGACAAAATAGTGTATTAAAGCAACTGCTGTTTTTCTTTGTAAACTTTATATCAATCCTTACAGCTCCAGTATAAACTCTTGTCTGTTTAACTCTTTAAACTCTCTTAACTTTTCTTCATAACCTTTTCTTCCCATTAAACCGTATGCAAAGTTTTTACCTTCTTCTACTGCTGGCTGGTCAAATGGATTTATTTTGTACAAGTATCCTGTAAATCCTGTTGCAAGTTCGTATATATAAATTAACATTCCTAAGTTGTAAGGATTTAGTTCATCTATTGTTATAGTTAGGTTAGGTACTTTACTTTTTGTTAGTGCTGCTCTTGTTCCTAAAAGCTCCATATCTAAAATCTCTTTTAAAGTATATCCAGATAAGTAGGATATTTCAGGTGGTAGGTCAGAAGGAATCTTAAAATCTCTCAAAGATTTTTCAACTTGGATAAATGTAACTATTTTATCCTTAGGACCCTCTCTAAAGAGCTGGATCTGGGAGTGTTGATCTATTGTTCCTATAGCTTTTACAGGTGTTTGACCGTATCCTTGTTTTCCCAGACTTTCTGCCCAGAGCTGTCTGTACCAGTCTACAAACGAAGAAAGTCTTTCAAAGTAAGGCATCATAACAGAGATAGACTTTCCTTTTTTCTCGGCAGCTATATAATGGATTAAACCTATTAGGTAAGCTGGGTTTTCTATTACAATAGATGTTTTACTACAAATTTTATCGGCTTTCTTTGCCCCTTCAAGAAGAGCATCTATATCAATTCCACAAACAGCTGCAGAAAGTAGTCCCACAGACGTTAAAACTGAAAATCTTCCTCCAACAGCAGGTGGAATATCAAGAGTTTTTATTCCTTCTAACTGACCAAACTTTCTCAAAAATCCTTTTTCTGGGTCAGTTGTAAATATTAGATGGTTTTTGTAAGTCTCTGGAAGTAATTCTTTTAAGGTTGTATAGATTATAGCAAAGTTAGCCATCGTTTCTACAGTTGAGCCGGATTTTGTTATTACATTAAAGATAGTTTTTCTTATATCTATTAAATCTAAAATGTTTCCAAACTTCTCAGGGTCAACGTTATCAAGTATGTATAACTTTGGAAATTCAAAGTTATTGTAGTTAAAGCCGTTGATAGCCTCTTGGATCATCTGGTTGCCAAGAGCTGAACCCCCTATCCCAATTACAACAAAGTAATCAAAATTTTCTCTTATCTCTTTGGCAAGGGTTTTAATCTCTTGAGTGTCTTGATAAGGAAGCTTTGTAAAGTAAAAGTGAGTGTCTTTTTCTTTTAGTATCTTTTCGTGTATCTCGTGGACTATATGGTTATACTCATCAAACTCTTGTGGGATTATACCATCTTTTTCACCGATTATTTTTGCCATCACATTTGTGTAATCTATCTTTATCATCATATCCCCCAAAAAACAACATTTATAATATTTTATGATAAAAATCAAATTTTTGTTTTATAATAATGTTAGTAAATACTAACTATAAGAGAGGTGTGGTATGAAAAAGTTTTCTTTCCTTGTGATTCTCTTATCTTTCTTTCTATTTTCCTGTGAAGGAAAGGGTAAGCTATCAGTTAAAGAACCTCAGGGTGCAGAGGTTTATGTCAATGGAAAACCAGTAGGAAAAACACCTTTAGAGATAGAGTTGAAAGAAGGTAGTTATACAGTAGAAGTTGCTACCAGCGAGTTTGATAGAGATAGACAAACAGGAGTTTGGGTATACTACGATAAAACTACAGAACTTTCCTTTAAACCAAGACCTAAAGGAATCCTTGAAGCAAACACTATTCCTCAAGGTGCTGTTGTAATGGAAGGTAGAAACTACCTTGGTAAAACACCTTTCAAAGATTACCTTGACGTTGGAAAACATCTTATAGTTTTTAAACTTGGGAACGTTGGAGCTTCAAGGAAGGTTGTTATAGAGTATGGAAAAACAACTTCTTTAACAGTTAATTTAGAAAAAGCTGTAATTCACTTTGACGCAAACCCAAGTGATACTACTATCTACGTAGATAATAAAAAGTTAGACTCACTTCCAAAAACAGTTGAGTTAGATGAAGGTGTACATAAGATAACAGTAGAAAAAGACGTTTATAAAGATACATTTACGTTAAAATGGAAGAAGGGAGATGAGTACACAGTAAAGTACACACTTAAAGATGTTCAGCTTCCACCTGTTCAGGCTTACGGTCCTATAACCATTACAAAAGATTATAAACGCTTTGTCTCTTTAGGAAAAGCAGGTATATACTTCTGGGATTTATCAGACTTAAAACCTCACATCTCTTTATGGGATCCTGAAGATGTAAGAAACTTTGATAAATTTACAAACTTCGCAGTTTCTGATGACGGTAAACTAACATCAGGAATAAAACCTATAAAAGCCCTCTCTTACAAATACAAAGATATGAAAAATCCTGTTAAAGTGTTAGTTTGGGATAACTCTACTGCTATGGTAATTGCTAACAAACTGTTTGATGCTAACATCTCTTTTGTTGCGTTTGGTAAAAATGGTTCTAACGTCTATCTACTAGGCAAAGATGGTAAAGGTTTTGTAATAGACTCTAAAACAGGCAATAAAGTTAAAGACGTATCAATTGGAGATAGTATATCTTCTGTGAAATCTTACTCAAACAAGATATACATAGGAACAGAGAGTGGAAAACTAATCCTTTACGATACTTCTTCTGATTCTATCGTCTCCACAAACCCTGTTCATAGTGGTAGAATAAACGATATTCAAATATCAAAAGATGGAAAATACTTAATTACCGCATCTAATGACAAAACTGTAAAAATACTCAATATTAGTGATCTATCTACAGTAAAAACTTTTTCTTCAAGTGCAGCTGTAGCTTCTGCAAATCTTTCACCATCAAACTCAAAGGTTGCTATTGCTAAAGCTGATAAAACTGTAGATGTACTATCTTTTGATGGAAATAAGCTATACACAATATCTAACTTACCAGCTCAGGCCATCTCTGTAGCGTTTACATCAGAAGATATAGTCCTAACGGCTTCTTCTGTAGATAATCCAGTTATAAATCTCTGGTACTCTGGTAAACTGCTTAGAAAATGGGTTCAAACAATTGAGTAATATATGAAGCTCCCGTAAGGGAGCTTTTTTACTATTGATTTGAGTAATTTTCATTTAAATACTGGATAATTTTCTCTGCATCTTCCTTTGATATAGGAGCTTTAAAATCGTTTATCATTTGGTAGACAACGGTTCTCCACATATCCTTTCCTGTTTTGCCTTTTGATTGACCAAATACATAACCCGGAGAATGACACATTAAACAGTTTTGTTCAAATACAAGTTTATACTTACCTTCTTTCAGTTTCCAATCATAATATGGAAGATTTATAGAGTAAACTTGACTATCTTGGGCTTTTGAGCTGCTAATTAAAATAGCATTTAACATTAAAGTAGAGATTAAAATCTTTTTAAAGAATCTCATCTACAACCTCCTTAAACAACATTTATTTTTATAGTATCAATGCCGTTCCACATGTAGCCACCGGGGTTCCATCCTGCTTCTATAGGCTGAGTTTCTCCATTTTTATTTATTGCTCTTACCATTACCTTTACTTCTCCTTTTGTAGTAGGCCTAAAGTAGTAGTACCATTCTCTGAAAGAGTATCTACCTAAATCTGGTCCAAGACAAGTTGGTTTCCAGCTTTTACCACCGTCAAAAGATATTAAAACGTCCTGAATACCATAACCTTGATCAAAGGCCACACCAGCAATTTTAATAGTCTGTCCCAACTTTACTACTGTGTTGTCTTCAGGAGTTCCTATAACAGATTTAACGTTCATCTGGGTAATTATCCTTGTTTTAGATGGTTTTTGACCAATAGGTACACAGTGGCAAGCATTATCCGGAATGTGGTAAGCTTCTTCCATCCAGAAGTTTTTCAACTCTTGATTTAAGACCGTTATTGTCGTAACAGACTTTATCCAGTGAGTAGCATACCATCCAGGAACTATAAGTCTAAGTGGAAATCCATTAAGAATGTGTAAAGGTTCTCCATTCATCTCGTATGCAAGGATCAAGTCTTCGTAAAGACATTTATCTATAGGTAAAGACCTTTCGACATCAGGTGTTTGAGGATAAGGCGCTTTATCAAGTCCCTTAAATGCAACTTCTAAAGTGTCCCACTTTACACCTGCGTAATTTAAGACATCAGCAAGTCTTACTCCCATCCATAGAGCATTTCCCATGGCTCCATGTTTCCACTGTATTCCCAGAGCTGTTTGTTGTTTCTCAAAGAAAGATCTGCCGTTTCCAGAACACTGTAAAACAGCATAGTAAGAAACCGGTTCAAATAAAGACTTGATTTCATCTAACGTTAAGCTTACAGTTTTATTTACGTTTCCTGTTATCGTTAACCTCCATTCTTTTAGGTCAACTTCTGTAGGAATGTTTGATAGGTGCCATCTAACAAAGAAGGCTTCGTTAGGAGTTACTGCTTTTGAAAAATAGCTTCTTGGTGTCTCAAGTAATGGAGGCCTATCTGAGTACATTATCAAATCTGCTTTACCAGGGTACTTCACAGTTCTCGGATAATCTTGTAAGTCTATAGACGGAATATCTTCTGCAAAAGATTTCTTCATCGTTAAACCAGCTACAGCTAACAACAAAGAGCTCTTTAAAAACTCTCTTC
Protein-coding sequences here:
- the rfbB gene encoding dTDP-glucose 4,6-dehydratase, whose protein sequence is MKLLITGGAGFIGSEFTRQAVKNLFETVVVDKLTYAGDLERLKEVEDKIKFYKTDINNQEFLDYIFQKEKPDVVVHFAAESHVDRSILDPSIFIETNVKGTQILLDISKKYNIKLFINIATDEVYGELGENGQFYEDTPLIPNSPYSVSKASADMLGRAYYRTYGLPVITVRPSNNYGYWQYPEKLIPVVIIKALNNQPIPVYGKGENIREWLFVSDCAQAVFEIIQKGKVGEIYNVGSGQERRNIEVVKSILDILNKPYDLITFVKDRPGHDYRYSLNTEKIQREIGWKAKITFEEGIEKTVKWYLNNLEWVNKKIKQLEEYWKKVYQ
- the rfbD gene encoding dTDP-4-dehydrorhamnose reductase is translated as MKFLVFGKNGQLGTEFSQYFEINNYTYLSLSKTECDITNFKLVEKIIKDYKPNVVINCSAYNLVDKAEEEFKEAFEVNAFAIKNLGLLCQEYKCFLIHYSTDYVFDGTKQDFYTEEDLPNPLSIYAKSKYAGEKFIKETLEHYLIFRVSWVYGKGKQNFLYKLNQWAATHSMLKIAVDEFSVPTSTRTIVEITLKALKQGLTGLYHLTNSGYASRYEWSKEYLKLKQVDKLIYPAYQSDFNLPAKRPKWSVMSNQKISKILNTDIPLWNEELKLMVREMDI
- a CDS encoding glucose-6-phosphate isomerase, translating into MIKIDYTNVMAKIIGEKDGIIPQEFDEYNHIVHEIHEKILKEKDTHFYFTKLPYQDTQEIKTLAKEIRENFDYFVVIGIGGSALGNQMIQEAINGFNYNNFEFPKLYILDNVDPEKFGNILDLIDIRKTIFNVITKSGSTVETMANFAIIYTTLKELLPETYKNHLIFTTDPEKGFLRKFGQLEGIKTLDIPPAVGGRFSVLTSVGLLSAAVCGIDIDALLEGAKKADKICSKTSIVIENPAYLIGLIHYIAAEKKGKSISVMMPYFERLSSFVDWYRQLWAESLGKQGYGQTPVKAIGTIDQHSQIQLFREGPKDKIVTFIQVEKSLRDFKIPSDLPPEISYLSGYTLKEILDMELLGTRAALTKSKVPNLTITIDELNPYNLGMLIYIYELATGFTGYLYKINPFDQPAVEEGKNFAYGLMGRKGYEEKLREFKELNRQEFILEL
- a CDS encoding PEGA domain-containing protein, which translates into the protein MKKFSFLVILLSFFLFSCEGKGKLSVKEPQGAEVYVNGKPVGKTPLEIELKEGSYTVEVATSEFDRDRQTGVWVYYDKTTELSFKPRPKGILEANTIPQGAVVMEGRNYLGKTPFKDYLDVGKHLIVFKLGNVGASRKVVIEYGKTTSLTVNLEKAVIHFDANPSDTTIYVDNKKLDSLPKTVELDEGVHKITVEKDVYKDTFTLKWKKGDEYTVKYTLKDVQLPPVQAYGPITITKDYKRFVSLGKAGIYFWDLSDLKPHISLWDPEDVRNFDKFTNFAVSDDGKLTSGIKPIKALSYKYKDMKNPVKVLVWDNSTAMVIANKLFDANISFVAFGKNGSNVYLLGKDGKGFVIDSKTGNKVKDVSIGDSISSVKSYSNKIYIGTESGKLILYDTSSDSIVSTNPVHSGRINDIQISKDGKYLITASNDKTVKILNISDLSTVKTFSSSAAVASANLSPSNSKVAIAKADKTVDVLSFDGNKLYTISNLPAQAISVAFTSEDIVLTASSVDNPVINLWYSGKLLRKWVQTIE
- a CDS encoding c-type cytochrome, yielding MRFFKKILISTLMLNAILISSSKAQDSQVYSINLPYYDWKLKEGKYKLVFEQNCLMCHSPGYVFGQSKGKTGKDMWRTVVYQMINDFKAPISKEDAEKIIQYLNENYSNQ
- a CDS encoding molybdopterin-dependent oxidoreductase codes for the protein MSSRREFLKSSLLLAVAGLTMKKSFAEDIPSIDLQDYPRTVKYPGKADLIMYSDRPPLLETPRSYFSKAVTPNEAFFVRWHLSNIPTEVDLKEWRLTITGNVNKTVSLTLDEIKSLFEPVSYYAVLQCSGNGRSFFEKQQTALGIQWKHGAMGNALWMGVRLADVLNYAGVKWDTLEVAFKGLDKAPYPQTPDVERSLPIDKCLYEDLILAYEMNGEPLHILNGFPLRLIVPGWYATHWIKSVTTITVLNQELKNFWMEEAYHIPDNACHCVPIGQKPSKTRIITQMNVKSVIGTPEDNTVVKLGQTIKIAGVAFDQGYGIQDVLISFDGGKSWKPTCLGPDLGRYSFREWYYYFRPTTKGEVKVMVRAINKNGETQPIEAGWNPGGYMWNGIDTIKINVV